The Capra hircus breed San Clemente chromosome 25, ASM170441v1, whole genome shotgun sequence genome has a window encoding:
- the PRSS53 gene encoding serine protease 53 isoform X1 produces the protein MKQSWGLKLFILGAVVLTEGLQAQRACGQRGPGPPEPQEGNTVPGEWPWQASVRRQGIHICSGSLVADSWVLTAAHCFEKEAMTELNSWSVVLGSLQHEGLSPGAEEVGVTALQLPRAYNHYSQGSDLALLRLAHPIAHTPLCLPRPAHRFPFGTSCWATGWDQDTNDDFGPNPLFLPAPRTLRNLRLRLISRPTCNCLYNRLHQRSLASPARPGMLCGGPQPGMQGPCQGDSGGPVLCREPDGHWVQAGIISFASSCAREDTPVLLTNMAAHSSWLQARAQGAAFLTQNPETPEISDEDSCVACGSLKREGPQAGAPSPWPWDARLKHQGKLACGGALVSEEVVLTAAHCFIGRQTPEEWTVGLGVGPEESGLKQVILHGAYTHPEGGYDVALLLLAQPVTLGPSLRPLCLPYSDHYLPDRERGWVLGLARQGADTGSPQTVPVTLLGPRACSRLHAALGSNSILPGMVCTSVVGEPPSCEGLSGAPLVHEVRGTWFLAGLHSFGDACQGPARPAVFAALPTYENWVSSLDWQVYFAEEPEPEPEPEPEPEPRSCAANMSQPANC, from the exons ATGAAGCAGAGCTGGGGACTGAAGCTGTTCATCCTGGGAGCCGTGGTCCTCACAGAGG GTCTTCAAGCTCAGCGTG catgtgggcaGCGAGGCCCTGGTCCCCCTGAGCCTCAGGAGGGCAACACAGTGCCTGGCGAGTGGCCGTGGCAGGCCAGCGTGAGGAGGCAGGGCATCCACATCTGCAGCGGGTCCCTGGTGGCGGACAGCTGGGTCCTCACTGCGGCCCACTGCTTTGAAAA GGAGGCAATGACAGAACTGAACTCCTGGTCAGTTGTCCTGGGTTCTCTGCAGCATGAAGGTCTGAGCCCAGGGGCTGAGGAGGTGGGGGTAACGGCTCTGCAGCTGCCCAGGGCCTACAATCACTACAGCCAGGGCTCGGACCTGGCCCTGCTCCGACTCGCCCACCCCATAGCCCACACACCCCTCTGCTTGCCCCGACCTGCCCATCGCTTCCCCTTTGGGACTTCCTGCTGGGCCACTGGCTGGGATCAGGACACCAATGATG ACTTTGGCCCCAACCCCCTCTTTTTGCCAGCTCCCAGGACCCTACGGAATCTGCGCCTGCGTCTAATCAGCCGCCCCACGTGTAACTGTCTCTACAACCGCCTGCACCAGCGGTCACTGGCCAGTCCTGCCCGGCCTGGGATGCTGTGTGGGGGTCCCCAGCCTGGGATGCAGGGGCCCTGTCAG GGAGATTCCGGGGGTCCCGTGCTGTGCCGCGAACCCGATGGACACTGGGTTCAAGCTGGGATCATCAGTTTTGCATCAAGCTGTGCCCGGGAAGATACTCCTGTGCTGCTGACCAATATGGCTGCTCACAGCTCCTGGCTGCAGGCTCGAGCTCAGGGGGCAGCCTTCCTAACCCAGAACCCAGAGACCCCGGAGATCAGTGATGAGGACAGCTGTGTAG CCTGTGGATCTCTGAAGAGAGAAGGCCCTCAGGCAGGAGCTCCCTCCCCATGGCCCTGGGACGCCAGGCTGAAGCACCAAGGGAAGCTGGCTTGCGGCGGAGCCCTGGTGTCAGAGGAGGTGGTGCTGACTGCTGCCCATTGCTTCATTGG GCGCCAGACCCCAGAGGAATGGACGGTAGGCCTGGGGGTCGGACCAGAGGAGTCGGGCCTGAAGCAAGTCATCCTGCATGGGGCATATACCCACCCGGAGGGAGGCTATGACGTGGCCCTCCTGCTGTTGGCCCAGCCTGTAACCCTGGGCCCCAGCCTGCGGCCCCTCTGCCTGCCCTACTCGGACCACTACCTGCCTGATAGGGAACGCGGCTGGGTCCTAGGGCTGGCCCGCCAAGGAGCAG ACACCGGCTCCCCTCAGACAGTGCCTGTGACCCTCCTGGGGCCCAGGGCCTGTAGCCGCCTGCACGCAGCCCTCGGGAGCAACAGCATTCTGCCGGGGATGGTGTGTACCAGTGTTGTGGGCGAACCACCCAGCTGTGAG GGCCTGTCGGGGGCACCGCTGGTGCACGAAGTGAGGGGCACATGGTTCCTGGCTGGGCTGCACAGCTTCGGAGATGCCTGCCAAGGCCCCGCAAGACCTGCCGTCTTTGCGGCGCTCCCCACCTATGAGAACTGGGTCAGCAGTTTGGACTGGCAGGTCTACTTCGCTGAGGAGCCTGAGCCCGAGCCCGAGCCCGAGCCCGAGCCCGAGCCCCGAAGCTGCGCGGCTAACATGA GCCAGCCAGCCAACTGTTGA
- the VKORC1 gene encoding vitamin K epoxide reductase complex subunit 1 isoform X2, producing the protein MGTTWRSPGWVRLALCLAGLVLSLYALHVKAARARDRDYRALCDVGTAISCSRVFSSRLPAGPLGICSTEVEFLGVSSWFCVPGLDPVLRAL; encoded by the exons ATGGGCACTACCTGGCGGAGTCCGGGGTGGGTGCGGCTCGCGCTCTGCCTCGCGGGCTTAGTGCTCTCTCTCTACGCGCTGCACGTGAAGGCGGCGCGCGCCCGGGACCGGGATTACCGCGCGCTCTGCGACGTGGGCACCGCCATCAGCTGTTCGCGCGTCTTCTCCTCCAG GCTGCCTGCAGGGCCGCTGGGTATCTGTTCTACTGAGGTTGAGTTCCTTGGTGTCTCTAGCTGGTTCTGTGTACCTGGCCTGGATCCTGTTCTTCGTGCTCTATGA
- the VKORC1 gene encoding vitamin K epoxide reductase complex subunit 1 isoform X1 encodes MGTTWRSPGWVRLALCLAGLVLSLYALHVKAARARDRDYRALCDVGTAISCSRVFSSRWGRGFGLVEHVLGKDSVLNQSNSIFGCIFYTLQLLLGCLQGRWVSVLLRLSSLVSLAGSVYLAWILFFVLYDFCIVCITTYAINVGLTVLSFREVQGSQGKVKGH; translated from the exons ATGGGCACTACCTGGCGGAGTCCGGGGTGGGTGCGGCTCGCGCTCTGCCTCGCGGGCTTAGTGCTCTCTCTCTACGCGCTGCACGTGAAGGCGGCGCGCGCCCGGGACCGGGATTACCGCGCGCTCTGCGACGTGGGCACCGCCATCAGCTGTTCGCGCGTCTTCTCCTCCAG GTGGGGCCGTGGCTTCGGACTGGTGGAACATGTGCTGGGCAAAGACAGCGTCCTCAATCAATCCAACAGCATATTTGGTTGCATCTTCTACACACTGCAGTTGTTGTTAG GCTGCCTGCAGGGCCGCTGGGTATCTGTTCTACTGAGGTTGAGTTCCTTGGTGTCTCTAGCTGGTTCTGTGTACCTGGCCTGGATCCTGTTCTTCGTGCTCTATGATTTCTGCATCGTTTGCATCACTACTTACGCCATCAATGTGGGCCTGACGGTGCTCAGTTTCCGAGAGGTCCAGGGATCCCAGGGCAAGGTCAAGGGGCACTGA
- the PRSS53 gene encoding serine protease 53 isoform X2, producing the protein MKQSWGLKLFILGAVVLTEGLQAQRACGQRGPGPPEPQEGNTVPGEWPWQASVRRQGIHICSGSLVADSWVLTAAHCFEKEAMTELNSWSVVLGSLQHEGLSPGAEEVGVTALQLPRAYNHYSQGSDLALLRLAHPIAHTPLCLPRPAHRFPFGTSCWATGWDQDTNDAPRTLRNLRLRLISRPTCNCLYNRLHQRSLASPARPGMLCGGPQPGMQGPCQGDSGGPVLCREPDGHWVQAGIISFASSCAREDTPVLLTNMAAHSSWLQARAQGAAFLTQNPETPEISDEDSCVACGSLKREGPQAGAPSPWPWDARLKHQGKLACGGALVSEEVVLTAAHCFIGRQTPEEWTVGLGVGPEESGLKQVILHGAYTHPEGGYDVALLLLAQPVTLGPSLRPLCLPYSDHYLPDRERGWVLGLARQGADTGSPQTVPVTLLGPRACSRLHAALGSNSILPGMVCTSVVGEPPSCEGLSGAPLVHEVRGTWFLAGLHSFGDACQGPARPAVFAALPTYENWVSSLDWQVYFAEEPEPEPEPEPEPEPRSCAANMSQPANC; encoded by the exons ATGAAGCAGAGCTGGGGACTGAAGCTGTTCATCCTGGGAGCCGTGGTCCTCACAGAGG GTCTTCAAGCTCAGCGTG catgtgggcaGCGAGGCCCTGGTCCCCCTGAGCCTCAGGAGGGCAACACAGTGCCTGGCGAGTGGCCGTGGCAGGCCAGCGTGAGGAGGCAGGGCATCCACATCTGCAGCGGGTCCCTGGTGGCGGACAGCTGGGTCCTCACTGCGGCCCACTGCTTTGAAAA GGAGGCAATGACAGAACTGAACTCCTGGTCAGTTGTCCTGGGTTCTCTGCAGCATGAAGGTCTGAGCCCAGGGGCTGAGGAGGTGGGGGTAACGGCTCTGCAGCTGCCCAGGGCCTACAATCACTACAGCCAGGGCTCGGACCTGGCCCTGCTCCGACTCGCCCACCCCATAGCCCACACACCCCTCTGCTTGCCCCGACCTGCCCATCGCTTCCCCTTTGGGACTTCCTGCTGGGCCACTGGCTGGGATCAGGACACCAATGATG CTCCCAGGACCCTACGGAATCTGCGCCTGCGTCTAATCAGCCGCCCCACGTGTAACTGTCTCTACAACCGCCTGCACCAGCGGTCACTGGCCAGTCCTGCCCGGCCTGGGATGCTGTGTGGGGGTCCCCAGCCTGGGATGCAGGGGCCCTGTCAG GGAGATTCCGGGGGTCCCGTGCTGTGCCGCGAACCCGATGGACACTGGGTTCAAGCTGGGATCATCAGTTTTGCATCAAGCTGTGCCCGGGAAGATACTCCTGTGCTGCTGACCAATATGGCTGCTCACAGCTCCTGGCTGCAGGCTCGAGCTCAGGGGGCAGCCTTCCTAACCCAGAACCCAGAGACCCCGGAGATCAGTGATGAGGACAGCTGTGTAG CCTGTGGATCTCTGAAGAGAGAAGGCCCTCAGGCAGGAGCTCCCTCCCCATGGCCCTGGGACGCCAGGCTGAAGCACCAAGGGAAGCTGGCTTGCGGCGGAGCCCTGGTGTCAGAGGAGGTGGTGCTGACTGCTGCCCATTGCTTCATTGG GCGCCAGACCCCAGAGGAATGGACGGTAGGCCTGGGGGTCGGACCAGAGGAGTCGGGCCTGAAGCAAGTCATCCTGCATGGGGCATATACCCACCCGGAGGGAGGCTATGACGTGGCCCTCCTGCTGTTGGCCCAGCCTGTAACCCTGGGCCCCAGCCTGCGGCCCCTCTGCCTGCCCTACTCGGACCACTACCTGCCTGATAGGGAACGCGGCTGGGTCCTAGGGCTGGCCCGCCAAGGAGCAG ACACCGGCTCCCCTCAGACAGTGCCTGTGACCCTCCTGGGGCCCAGGGCCTGTAGCCGCCTGCACGCAGCCCTCGGGAGCAACAGCATTCTGCCGGGGATGGTGTGTACCAGTGTTGTGGGCGAACCACCCAGCTGTGAG GGCCTGTCGGGGGCACCGCTGGTGCACGAAGTGAGGGGCACATGGTTCCTGGCTGGGCTGCACAGCTTCGGAGATGCCTGCCAAGGCCCCGCAAGACCTGCCGTCTTTGCGGCGCTCCCCACCTATGAGAACTGGGTCAGCAGTTTGGACTGGCAGGTCTACTTCGCTGAGGAGCCTGAGCCCGAGCCCGAGCCCGAGCCCGAGCCCGAGCCCCGAAGCTGCGCGGCTAACATGA GCCAGCCAGCCAACTGTTGA